The following coding sequences are from one Timaviella obliquedivisa GSE-PSE-MK23-08B window:
- a CDS encoding PAS domain-containing protein translates to MPQQPVTCNQSRLVLLHPRSNLMMSADQLNLPMAVWDLRRMEVQFSSGLEHLYQLEPEEFQGKYLDFLSHVHPDDRRPIQKVLQAAAENGQSFEVDYRIINKSNEIVWLSSKGQIFISNRVGGAELVEVINDVTPRYQARQALVESNAQWDALLKKSDELLIQLDFEAHVFWTSPSIGHILGYPPELLMGESILNLVHDADLRKVLLALDSLKERKIPQSFQCSLKQQSGKYLPVQSTLRLGEELGSFAVLSFREISARVNLQSVLESTYAAYTAIVDATTDLVFRFLPDGTLTFTNHLFENCFGDESGVGSNFYSVLPDDDRDRLQATCAILTPENPTATCSLEALRGIRHPELRCQALFDHDDRLLEYQVVAKEMKE, encoded by the coding sequence ATGCCTCAACAACCTGTGACTTGCAACCAGTCTCGACTGGTTCTCCTTCACCCGCGATCGAATCTCATGATGTCGGCTGACCAGTTGAATTTACCGATGGCGGTGTGGGACTTGCGCCGTATGGAGGTTCAGTTTTCATCCGGCTTAGAGCATCTTTATCAACTAGAACCAGAAGAATTCCAGGGAAAATATCTCGATTTTTTATCCCATGTTCATCCCGACGATCGGCGACCCATTCAAAAAGTGCTTCAAGCTGCCGCCGAGAATGGTCAAAGCTTCGAGGTAGACTACAGGATTATTAATAAATCAAATGAAATCGTTTGGCTATCCTCCAAGGGACAGATATTTATATCTAACCGCGTAGGTGGTGCTGAGTTAGTAGAGGTGATTAATGATGTTACGCCTCGTTATCAGGCACGTCAGGCTTTGGTGGAAAGCAATGCCCAGTGGGATGCGCTGTTGAAGAAAAGCGATGAGTTATTGATCCAGCTTGACTTCGAGGCACACGTATTCTGGACTTCTCCCTCTATTGGTCATATTTTGGGATATCCACCTGAATTATTAATGGGTGAGAGTATTCTTAATTTGGTACATGATGCCGATCTACGGAAGGTGCTGTTAGCGCTTGACTCGTTAAAGGAAAGAAAAATTCCGCAGTCGTTTCAATGTTCATTGAAGCAGCAGTCTGGGAAATATCTTCCGGTACAATCGACCCTACGCTTGGGTGAGGAATTAGGAAGTTTTGCTGTTCTTAGCTTTCGTGAAATTAGCGCCAGGGTTAATCTTCAGTCAGTTTTAGAGTCGACCTATGCCGCGTATACGGCGATCGTTGATGCGACGACAGATTTAGTTTTTCGGTTTCTGCCCGATGGCACACTGACGTTCACTAATCATCTTTTCGAGAACTGTTTTGGTGATGAAAGCGGCGTTGGCTCTAATTTTTACTCAGTGTTACCAGATGACGATCGCGATCGCTTGCAAGCAACTTGTGCAATATTGACACCAGAGAACCCAACAGCGACTTGTTCTTTAGAAGCGCTCAGGGGAATTCGGCACCCAGAGTTACGCTGTCAAGCCTTATTTGATCATGATGACAGACTTTTAGAATATCAGGTTGTGGCTAAAGAGATGAAAGAGTAG